One candidate division WOR-3 bacterium DNA segment encodes these proteins:
- a CDS encoding SPFH domain-containing protein → MGFVIVAAIFLFIWALLGLKIVRPYQRGAVERLGKYQRLVQPGLNFIIPFLERLIKVDMREQVVDVPPQEVITKDNATVTVDAIVYYEVTDPVKVLYNVANFRLATIKLAQTNLRNVIGDLTLDESLTSRERINAKLRDVLDEATDKWGAKVTRVELQRIEPPADVTEAMHRQMKAERDRRALVLEAEGVRQAAILKAEGEKQAKILEAEGQAAAIERVANAERYKLTTVAEGEAQAIERVYSAIHRGNPTRELITIKYLEALAKMAEGKATKMFVPYEASGVLSALAMIAEILKEKTEESGGK, encoded by the coding sequence ATGGGTTTTGTCATTGTGGCAGCCATATTTCTGTTCATCTGGGCATTACTTGGGTTGAAGATTGTCCGGCCCTATCAGCGGGGTGCAGTGGAGCGGCTGGGCAAGTATCAGCGGCTGGTTCAGCCGGGCTTAAACTTCATAATTCCATTCCTGGAGCGCCTGATCAAGGTGGATATGCGGGAGCAGGTGGTTGATGTGCCTCCGCAGGAAGTGATTACCAAGGATAATGCAACTGTTACCGTAGATGCGATCGTTTATTACGAGGTCACCGATCCGGTGAAAGTGCTTTACAATGTTGCCAATTTCCGACTGGCGACAATCAAACTGGCGCAGACCAATCTGCGGAATGTTATTGGTGATCTCACACTTGATGAGTCACTTACTTCGCGGGAGCGGATTAACGCCAAACTCCGGGATGTGCTGGATGAGGCAACCGACAAATGGGGTGCGAAGGTAACGCGGGTTGAACTTCAGCGGATTGAACCGCCGGCAGATGTCACTGAGGCAATGCACCGCCAGATGAAGGCGGAGCGGGACCGTCGGGCACTGGTCCTGGAGGCTGAGGGTGTGCGGCAGGCAGCGATCCTTAAGGCGGAGGGGGAGAAACAGGCGAAGATACTCGAAGCCGAGGGGCAGGCAGCGGCGATCGAACGGGTGGCAAATGCCGAGCGTTACAAACTGACGACGGTGGCAGAAGGTGAAGCTCAGGCAATTGAACGCGTGTACAGTGCAATCCACCGCGGGAATCCCACCCGGGAGCTGATCACTATAAAATACCTTGAGGCGCTGGCAAAAATGGCAGAAGGCAAGGCAACAAAGATGTTTGTCCCATATGAGGCAAGCGGCGTGCTGAGTGCTCTGGCGATGATTGCTGAAATTCTGAAGGAGAAGACCGAAGAGTCGGGTGGTAAATAA
- a CDS encoding NfeD family protein: protein MPVIKPGVWIILALVLAVLEMFVPGLVIIWFGVGALLTGIIALFIHNPYVHYAAFLFFSGLGVFLAQWIGRKITRPEPEPVGALRYQAAEGLVVQEIVPPEYGRVKLSGEEWLAESEVKIAAGSRVRVRKVEGTRLIVEPITKE from the coding sequence ATGCCGGTGATAAAACCGGGAGTGTGGATTATTCTCGCGCTGGTGCTGGCGGTGCTGGAAATGTTTGTTCCCGGTCTGGTGATAATCTGGTTCGGAGTCGGTGCTCTGCTTACGGGCATAATTGCGCTTTTCATTCACAATCCTTATGTTCATTATGCCGCCTTTTTGTTTTTTTCCGGGCTGGGTGTTTTTCTTGCTCAGTGGATTGGCAGAAAGATTACCCGTCCGGAACCGGAGCCGGTAGGTGCGCTCAGGTATCAGGCAGCGGAGGGGCTGGTAGTTCAGGAAATTGTGCCGCCGGAGTACGGCAGGGTTAAGCTCAGCGGTGAAGAGTGGCTGGCAGAATCGGAAGTGAAGATTGCTGCCGGCAGCCGAGTCCGGGTTCGAAAGGTGGAGGGGACCCGGCTGATTGTTGAACCAATAACCAAGGAGTAA
- the thpR gene encoding RNA 2',3'-cyclic phosphodiesterase, whose amino-acid sequence MTEKIRSFVAVDTSATVKGELAQLLKNLKVETEFPVKWVKPEQMHITLAFLGDVTPEFIGNAESALRQSISDFPEFICRLAGLGVFPSMNRARVIWAGVGAGADRVTVLQKRVVQALQQIGFVPEKRPFSPHLTLGRLREPVNAQFISGKSFISSEWLVSEVIVYQSELRAAGPVYTPLIRLRLSVDDGFSGKE is encoded by the coding sequence ATGACTGAAAAAATTCGGAGTTTTGTTGCGGTTGATACTTCAGCAACGGTGAAAGGTGAGCTCGCTCAGCTCTTGAAAAATCTGAAAGTAGAAACAGAATTCCCTGTGAAATGGGTGAAGCCGGAGCAGATGCATATCACATTAGCTTTTCTTGGTGATGTAACCCCCGAGTTCATTGGAAACGCAGAATCCGCTCTGAGACAATCAATATCCGATTTTCCTGAGTTTATCTGTCGACTGGCCGGTCTGGGGGTTTTCCCGAGTATGAACCGGGCGCGGGTGATCTGGGCAGGAGTAGGAGCGGGCGCGGACCGAGTGACTGTACTCCAGAAAAGAGTAGTTCAGGCACTGCAGCAAATCGGGTTTGTACCTGAAAAAAGACCATTTAGTCCCCATCTTACTTTGGGGCGGTTACGGGAGCCAGTTAATGCTCAGTTTATTAGCGGTAAATCCTTCATCAGTTCAGAATGGCTGGTTTCAGAGGTGATTGTTTATCAGAGCGAACTTCGTGCTGCTGGCCCGGTTTATACTCCGCTGATCCGGTTGCGGCTGTCGGTTGACGATGGTTTTTCCGGTAAGGAGTAA
- a CDS encoding glycosyltransferase, with the protein MSELPLISIGILTYNRSRELRTTLKCLLTDCYPNKEIIVVDNHSSDDTQEMLEKEFRGCSEVIVYRTEDNIGIGARNLFLKNARGKYVFQYDDDSQPADSTTIKNIVEFLETSGNKIDVLCTRVVNFYDQSCETQDWEVFAWAGDANHGFRGHFIHGSGTVFRGSALRQISGYPEDFFWGFEEADLTLQFLLSGSTIVYKPDFITLHRRRRRQFSPPRITTYYVRNGVLVFNKYFPSPYNWLLSKFWVVRHIFKNPLRLNSVMTGFRAGVNSSRNQIRAGKNFPCTRKQILLWVIHTLLPSPAWKFFRLIRYKSPDKKNRHSP; encoded by the coding sequence GTGTCAGAATTGCCATTAATTTCCATCGGTATATTGACTTATAACCGGTCCCGGGAACTAAGGACCACGCTCAAATGTCTGCTGACGGACTGTTATCCGAACAAGGAAATAATTGTGGTCGACAATCATTCTTCTGATGATACGCAAGAAATGCTGGAGAAGGAGTTTAGAGGCTGTAGTGAAGTAATCGTGTACCGTACCGAAGATAACATCGGGATCGGTGCCCGTAACCTGTTTCTCAAGAATGCGCGGGGGAAATATGTTTTTCAATATGATGACGATTCTCAGCCGGCAGATTCAACGACGATTAAAAATATTGTTGAATTTCTTGAAACTTCAGGAAATAAAATCGATGTCCTGTGCACGCGGGTGGTCAATTTCTATGATCAGTCCTGTGAGACCCAAGACTGGGAAGTATTTGCATGGGCCGGAGATGCGAATCATGGATTCCGGGGGCATTTTATTCATGGTAGTGGGACCGTCTTCAGGGGTTCAGCCCTCAGGCAAATCAGCGGTTATCCGGAGGATTTTTTCTGGGGATTTGAGGAGGCGGACCTTACACTTCAGTTTTTGCTCTCCGGTTCCACAATCGTCTACAAACCCGATTTTATCACTCTGCACCGCCGGCGCCGACGTCAGTTTTCTCCACCCCGGATTACAACCTATTATGTCCGGAACGGCGTTCTCGTTTTTAATAAATATTTCCCATCCCCCTATAACTGGCTTCTTTCGAAGTTCTGGGTTGTGCGCCATATATTTAAGAATCCGTTGCGGTTAAATTCAGTCATGACCGGCTTCCGGGCAGGTGTCAATTCATCCCGAAATCAGATCCGAGCCGGCAAAAACTTTCCCTGCACCCGCAAACAGATTCTGCTTTGGGTAATTCACACACTCTTACCCAGTCCGGCCTGGAAGTTTTTCAGATTGATCCGGTATAAATCTCCGGATAAAAAGAATCGGCATTCGCCGTAG
- a CDS encoding competence/damage-inducible protein A, with the protein MVCELIVIGDELLRGSVIDTNSAFIARRLAELGISVKRIIRVGDDEKDIQLALAESLTRVRLIIITGGLGPTDDDRTLMAVCGLINRPLRMDSALRKRIQLIFEKRKVKMPKLAEKQAYVPQGVTVFPNPIGMVPGMAIEHQGSIIILLPGVPQEVEALFNDGIVDYLKNKIVNRERIYTALVRTFGLIESQLAPKLEKNLKKFFRVQIGYYPSVSGLDLVFSGPDEFSVKNCASFAAKLLGDNVYALSDKSLVQIVGELLRKNRLTVATAESCTGGLVGDLITSVPGSSDYFRGGIIAYANDIKVNLLGVSKLTLERYGAVSQETVNEMLKGVIRITGADCAVAVSGIAGPGGGTKSKPVGLVYIGVLAGKKKRVLRCIFSGTRSLIKQRAAWTAIDQLRRILNRSRCG; encoded by the coding sequence ATGGTTTGTGAGTTGATTGTAATTGGTGATGAACTGCTGAGGGGCAGCGTAATAGATACAAATTCTGCTTTTATTGCCCGGCGTCTGGCAGAGCTAGGTATCAGCGTTAAACGGATAATTCGAGTTGGCGATGATGAGAAAGACATTCAGCTGGCGCTGGCAGAATCGCTGACTCGGGTTAGATTGATAATTATTACTGGCGGTCTCGGACCGACCGATGATGACCGGACACTTATGGCCGTATGCGGGCTGATCAATCGTCCATTGCGGATGGACTCTGCCCTCAGAAAAAGAATTCAGCTGATATTCGAAAAGAGGAAGGTGAAAATGCCCAAGCTTGCGGAGAAGCAGGCTTATGTTCCCCAAGGAGTGACGGTTTTCCCCAATCCGATTGGCATGGTTCCCGGAATGGCAATTGAACACCAGGGCAGTATTATTATTCTCCTCCCCGGGGTTCCGCAGGAAGTGGAAGCACTGTTTAATGACGGAATTGTAGATTATTTAAAAAATAAAATTGTCAACCGCGAAAGAATATATACCGCCCTGGTTAGAACCTTTGGTCTGATTGAATCACAGTTAGCGCCGAAGCTTGAAAAGAACCTGAAAAAGTTTTTCCGCGTTCAAATTGGTTATTACCCTTCAGTCTCCGGTCTGGATCTGGTTTTTAGCGGACCGGACGAATTCAGTGTCAAGAACTGTGCCAGTTTTGCAGCTAAATTATTAGGGGACAATGTCTATGCCCTAAGTGATAAGAGCTTAGTCCAAATTGTTGGTGAACTGCTCCGTAAAAATCGGCTTACCGTTGCAACTGCTGAATCCTGTACTGGCGGGTTAGTGGGGGATTTGATTACCAGCGTCCCGGGTTCATCCGATTATTTTCGGGGCGGGATAATTGCCTATGCTAATGATATCAAGGTGAATCTGCTGGGTGTGAGTAAATTAACTCTGGAAAGGTACGGGGCGGTTAGTCAGGAGACAGTTAATGAAATGCTTAAGGGGGTGATCCGGATAACCGGTGCCGATTGTGCAGTTGCGGTTTCGGGCATTGCCGGGCCGGGAGGCGGAACAAAGTCGAAACCGGTGGGTTTGGTATATATCGGTGTGCTCGCAGGCAAAAAGAAACGGGTTCTGCGATGTATCTTCTCCGGTACACGGAGTTTAATTAAGCAGCGTGCCGCCTGGACTGCCATTGATCAGTTAAGGCGCATTTTGAACAGATCACGGTGCGGCTGA
- a CDS encoding phosphatidylglycerophosphatase A — translation MKGFKFQIQSLIGSGIYTGYFPFAPATITSLFTLLPAYFLARLPLLSLLLIIVIFFLGVWVAGDLEQVWGKDPSRVTIDEIEGTFITFFYNPVSILGLAVGFILWRGFDILKLPFIDRVQRLKGGWGVMMDDVLAGICANLVLRLLLFILPPLRG, via the coding sequence TTGAAGGGTTTTAAATTTCAAATTCAGTCCCTAATCGGTTCGGGGATATATACTGGTTATTTTCCTTTTGCCCCAGCCACAATAACAAGCCTTTTTACGCTTCTGCCTGCTTATTTCCTGGCACGACTGCCGCTCCTGTCGCTTCTGTTGATCATAGTTATTTTCTTTCTCGGGGTATGGGTTGCCGGTGATCTGGAGCAGGTCTGGGGGAAAGATCCGTCCCGGGTGACTATTGATGAAATTGAAGGAACTTTCATTACCTTTTTTTACAATCCTGTTTCAATACTTGGGCTGGCTGTCGGTTTTATTCTCTGGCGCGGTTTTGATATTTTAAAACTCCCCTTTATAGATCGTGTTCAGCGATTAAAAGGTGGTTGGGGAGTAATGATGGATGACGTTTTGGCGGGCATCTGCGCCAATCTGGTTTTGAGATTACTGCTGTTCATTTTGCCGCCTTTAAGGGGGTAA
- the secF gene encoding protein translocase subunit SecF, giving the protein MKLIGNTNIQFIKNRKIFFIISLLLVLVSVLLIVFKGFRYGVDFTGGGLVQVHFSQPVKIDAVRSVLSAMGESGASIQQTETGDFLIRVKPRDKAGDESGFSTRLRQQFAASFPNITFEIVRDEAVGPRISKELQSKVLLAILLGIIGILIYVSFRFDFRFGTGAVLALIHDTLIVLGFCSLFNKEITTTLIAAILTVIGYSVNDSIVISDRIREDTRKIRKESFAEVANLAINQTLSRTVITGLTTLFVTIALLVLATAEIRDFAFVMTVGIIFGTYSSIFIVANLVVETEERFPTRRRR; this is encoded by the coding sequence ATGAAACTTATCGGCAATACTAACATACAGTTCATTAAAAACCGCAAAATCTTCTTTATAATTTCTTTGCTGCTTGTGCTGGTTAGTGTTCTTTTAATTGTGTTCAAAGGGTTCCGTTACGGAGTTGATTTCACCGGTGGCGGTCTGGTGCAGGTGCATTTCTCCCAGCCGGTGAAGATTGATGCGGTGCGTTCAGTACTCTCAGCGATGGGAGAGAGCGGAGCTTCAATTCAACAGACAGAAACCGGGGATTTTCTCATCCGGGTAAAACCGAGGGATAAGGCCGGAGATGAATCGGGATTTTCTACCCGTTTGCGCCAGCAGTTTGCTGCTTCCTTTCCCAATATTACATTTGAGATTGTTCGGGATGAGGCGGTCGGACCCCGTATTTCCAAGGAACTGCAGAGTAAGGTGCTGTTGGCAATTCTGCTTGGTATTATTGGAATCCTTATTTATGTAAGTTTCCGGTTTGACTTCAGATTTGGAACTGGAGCAGTTCTTGCCCTGATTCATGATACTTTGATTGTTCTTGGTTTCTGTTCGCTTTTTAACAAGGAAATTACGACAACGCTGATCGCAGCGATACTCACAGTCATTGGTTATTCGGTCAACGACTCAATCGTGATTTCCGATCGGATTCGAGAGGATACGAGGAAAATTCGCAAGGAAAGTTTTGCCGAAGTGGCCAATCTTGCTATCAATCAGACTCTCAGTCGCACGGTTATTACCGGTCTGACCACACTGTTTGTAACGATTGCTCTGCTTGTTCTCGCTACAGCGGAGATTCGGGATTTTGCCTTTGTAATGACCGTCGGCATTATTTTCGGAACCTACTCCTCAATCTTCATTGTTGCCAATCTGGTAGTAGAGACAGAAGAGCGGTTTCCGACGCGCCGTCGGCGTTAG
- the secD gene encoding protein translocase subunit SecD, with product MIIIIAGFLLWPSFQLYILLPRQERFLKEKLAQAVTRADSQAVLTEMVEFNRHKAALYEKRIIHLGLDLVGGMHVVLDIDRSQLSEEEARRAPDLALEVIRNRIDQFGVFEPTIQKTDKGRILVQLPGVDRERALNIIKQPAHLTFQLVEEKAKVYDALKVIDEKLQTAGLITPVVDTVSRVESDTTSERGIPGSLLSYIKDEGDELDLMIAADDTAAFSRLLLQGREFWPQGYEFRFGPVEAEEYGKVVRVYLLKSEPELVGTRLRRAEPAIYQGADLERANTWVVNFELDREGAARFAQVTGRNVGRRLAIVLDGVVRSAPRIQERIPNGRGQITMNDRRGDKAKDLSIVLNSGALPAPVVVVEERSIGASLGADAIRRGLIASAVGAIAVLLFMLVYYGAGGILADLALFLNIFLLLSILAALRATLTLPGLAGIALTIGMAVDANVLVFERIREESKSGKTPMAAVDTGYQRALVTIIDANATTIITAIALYFIGSGPVRGFAITLAVGLVINVMTAVFLTRFIFDLFLSRFEVKTLRI from the coding sequence GTGATTATAATCATTGCCGGCTTTCTGCTCTGGCCCAGTTTCCAGTTATATATCCTTCTTCCACGCCAGGAACGTTTCCTTAAGGAGAAACTGGCACAGGCAGTAACCAGAGCAGACAGTCAGGCAGTTCTCACCGAGATGGTTGAATTTAACCGGCACAAGGCTGCTCTTTATGAAAAAAGAATTATTCATCTGGGGCTGGATCTGGTTGGAGGAATGCATGTGGTTCTGGATATTGACCGTAGTCAGCTGAGCGAAGAGGAGGCAAGAAGAGCGCCGGATTTGGCACTGGAAGTAATCAGAAATCGAATTGATCAGTTTGGTGTTTTTGAACCCACGATCCAGAAAACAGATAAAGGCAGAATTCTGGTTCAACTACCCGGAGTCGACCGCGAGCGGGCATTAAATATCATCAAACAGCCGGCGCACCTGACATTTCAGCTGGTTGAAGAGAAGGCTAAAGTCTACGATGCCTTAAAAGTAATCGATGAGAAACTTCAGACGGCAGGTTTGATTACTCCAGTTGTTGATACCGTGAGCCGCGTTGAGTCGGACACTACATCCGAAAGAGGGATACCCGGTTCGCTATTGAGTTACATAAAGGATGAAGGAGATGAGCTGGATTTAATGATTGCTGCCGATGATACTGCAGCCTTTTCCCGGCTCTTACTGCAGGGCAGAGAATTCTGGCCCCAGGGGTATGAATTCCGTTTTGGTCCGGTGGAGGCAGAAGAGTATGGGAAGGTTGTGCGGGTGTATCTGTTGAAAAGTGAGCCGGAACTGGTGGGTACCCGGTTGCGTCGGGCTGAACCGGCAATCTATCAGGGTGCAGATCTTGAACGGGCAAATACTTGGGTGGTCAATTTTGAGCTTGACCGCGAGGGTGCTGCCAGATTTGCTCAGGTAACGGGCCGGAATGTTGGTCGCAGACTGGCAATAGTACTGGATGGCGTTGTACGTTCTGCTCCCCGTATTCAGGAGCGCATTCCGAACGGCCGGGGGCAGATAACCATGAACGACCGTCGTGGCGACAAGGCCAAGGATCTGTCAATTGTTCTGAACTCTGGTGCACTGCCGGCACCGGTAGTAGTTGTGGAAGAACGTTCGATTGGCGCTTCCCTTGGAGCCGATGCCATCCGGCGGGGTCTGATTGCCAGTGCGGTCGGTGCGATTGCGGTGCTTCTGTTTATGCTGGTTTACTATGGGGCGGGTGGAATCCTTGCTGATTTAGCATTGTTTCTCAATATTTTTCTGCTGCTGTCGATTCTGGCTGCACTTCGAGCGACCTTGACCCTTCCCGGTCTTGCCGGTATTGCCCTGACGATTGGAATGGCAGTGGATGCGAATGTGCTCGTGTTTGAACGCATTCGCGAAGAGTCGAAATCGGGGAAGACACCAATGGCAGCAGTTGACACCGGGTACCAACGGGCACTGGTTACGATCATCGACGCTAATGCCACGACGATAATAACAGCAATTGCATTGTATTTTATCGGATCAGGTCCGGTCAGGGGGTTTGCCATTACCCTTGCAGTCGGTCTGGTTATCAATGTTATGACCGCAGTTTTCCTGACCAGATTTATCTTCGACCTGTTTCTTTCCCGTTTTGAAGTCAAAACCCTGAGGATTTAA
- a CDS encoding pyridoxine 5'-phosphate synthase, producing MRLLSVNIDHIATLRQARRENFPDPVQAATLVELGGADGITVHLRQDQRHINFRDVKLLRQTIKTELTVEAAPVTSTVNFLRRIKPAQVTLVPEVVTEVTTTQGLDVIKQKRALQRIVASLKKSGVRVCIFVEPDPDQIKSAAEIGAQVVELNTDRYSKDRVRRDLQLRRLKIAAEAARTSGLTVHVGHGLDYSNVVPILEENIAQGFSIGFAIIARAVFVGLKEAVFEMKRIIQEVRT from the coding sequence ATGCGTTTGCTGTCGGTGAATATCGATCATATTGCCACATTACGCCAGGCGCGGCGCGAAAATTTCCCCGATCCGGTTCAGGCGGCAACGCTCGTAGAGCTGGGGGGAGCGGATGGCATTACTGTTCATTTGCGACAGGATCAGCGACATATTAATTTCCGCGATGTCAAACTTTTGCGCCAAACGATCAAAACTGAATTGACGGTTGAAGCTGCGCCAGTAACATCAACGGTTAACTTTCTTCGCAGAATAAAACCTGCTCAGGTCACGCTTGTGCCGGAGGTGGTGACTGAAGTCACTACCACACAGGGGCTTGATGTCATAAAACAGAAAAGGGCACTGCAGAGAATAGTTGCATCTTTGAAAAAGTCAGGGGTCAGGGTGTGTATATTCGTTGAACCCGATCCGGATCAAATTAAGAGCGCAGCAGAGATCGGGGCTCAAGTTGTAGAATTGAACACTGACCGTTACAGCAAGGATCGGGTGCGGCGCGATTTGCAGCTCAGGCGTCTGAAAATTGCCGCGGAGGCAGCGCGGACTTCGGGACTGACTGTTCATGTCGGCCATGGGTTGGATTATTCCAATGTTGTTCCGATACTCGAGGAGAATATTGCCCAGGGTTTTTCCATCGGTTTTGCGATCATCGCCCGGGCGGTTTTTGTTGGTTTAAAGGAAGCAGTGTTTGAAATGAAAAGGATTATTCAGGAGGTGCGGACTTGA
- a CDS encoding glycosyltransferase yields MFDLTAVLLFWTPLILFVYHWFIFPLVLFLIVKIRRKDKDRVNLPQYQEFPSVTIAIAAWNEELTIGTKLRNCQELDYPADKLEILVGTDAVTDRTNEIVQSFAESDSRIRLITVNERLGKSAVINMLAEKASGEIILFTDADVLLEPEALKAGVERFRDPKVGMVATAYVRRNKEGNIAESIWDRYENKLKELEGMIGCTVGISGYAMFVRRSLVRPLPHDIINDDYVLGIFVFQQGYKSVYEPKSVAWTKVEPPEIEFSRKARMNRGNVQQIFRYSRILLPKYGAVAWVLFSHKYLRWFVPFILLSILIASAIKVTIPFFRILLILQLLTYLTTPLVPYAKGKLRKFLLPQYYIWVNWALIVGYWQYFFGKRVKYNWLRTERRAD; encoded by the coding sequence ATGTTCGACCTGACCGCCGTTTTACTTTTCTGGACACCTTTGATTCTATTTGTGTATCACTGGTTTATCTTTCCGCTGGTTCTTTTTTTGATAGTGAAGATTCGTCGTAAGGATAAAGATAGAGTCAATTTGCCCCAATATCAGGAGTTTCCCAGTGTGACGATTGCGATCGCCGCTTGGAATGAAGAGCTGACGATCGGTACCAAGTTGCGTAATTGTCAGGAACTTGATTATCCGGCGGATAAACTGGAGATACTTGTCGGCACTGATGCCGTTACGGATCGAACAAATGAAATTGTCCAAAGCTTTGCTGAAAGTGACAGTCGAATCAGACTGATTACTGTGAATGAACGATTGGGGAAAAGTGCGGTTATTAACATGCTCGCAGAAAAAGCATCAGGGGAAATTATTCTTTTTACGGATGCCGATGTCCTGCTTGAACCCGAGGCGTTAAAGGCGGGTGTTGAGCGGTTTCGTGATCCGAAAGTGGGGATGGTGGCAACCGCCTATGTCCGCCGGAATAAAGAGGGCAATATTGCAGAAAGCATCTGGGACCGGTATGAAAACAAATTAAAGGAATTAGAAGGGATGATTGGATGTACGGTCGGTATTTCCGGTTACGCAATGTTCGTTCGTCGTTCCCTTGTCAGACCATTACCGCATGATATTATCAACGATGATTATGTGCTGGGGATATTTGTTTTCCAGCAGGGATACAAGTCAGTGTATGAGCCAAAATCAGTTGCTTGGACCAAAGTTGAACCCCCAGAAATCGAATTCAGTCGCAAGGCGCGAATGAATCGCGGTAATGTTCAGCAGATCTTCCGGTACAGCAGAATTTTATTACCCAAATATGGAGCTGTTGCCTGGGTATTATTTTCGCATAAATATCTCCGGTGGTTCGTTCCCTTCATTCTGCTATCAATTTTAATTGCGTCCGCGATTAAAGTAACGATACCCTTTTTCCGGATTTTACTGATTCTGCAGCTTCTTACATATTTAACTACACCGCTGGTTCCATATGCAAAGGGAAAACTGAGAAAGTTTCTGCTGCCGCAGTATTATATCTGGGTTAACTGGGCACTAATTGTCGGTTACTGGCAGTACTTTTTCGGGAAACGGGTTAAATATAACTGGTTAAGAACCGAAAGAAGGGCAGATTAA
- a CDS encoding glycosyltransferase family 1 protein: MKPRKTVALDVRKLLRPKTGIGNYISELIYHLIALKSEFTYLLLGDRPDRPGEIPPDCEYVALGRFYREDGKVAQLYSPLWLNLLASRYLSQRKVALFHGPNFVVPLNANCPCVTTVHDLAFLKTPQAYTRIYRRYMIYQVQNAVRRSAVVIAVSDATKNDLISLMQVPEDKITVIHHGVDSKFQPCHDSGFLTGIRTRFNLPQRFLLSVGVIEHRKNLEALFRAAKKLMAEGLTDGVVLAGKEGLGAEKIRQYAINLGIGDRVHYLGYVADDLLVGLYNLAQCLVYPSWYEGFGMPILEAMACGCPVVASDASSIPEAAGNAALLFPPSDSNLLEIKLRQLLTSEQLRSEIIIRGRKWVNQFTWKETAEKHLALYQKVLAYFSFKE, encoded by the coding sequence ATGAAGCCCAGGAAAACAGTTGCACTAGATGTACGTAAACTTTTGCGTCCGAAAACCGGGATCGGCAATTACATATCGGAACTGATTTATCATCTTATTGCTCTGAAATCGGAGTTCACATATCTGCTGCTGGGAGATAGGCCGGATCGGCCAGGAGAAATTCCACCTGACTGCGAGTATGTCGCCCTAGGCAGATTCTATCGCGAAGATGGTAAAGTGGCGCAACTGTATTCGCCGCTATGGCTCAATTTGCTTGCTTCCCGTTATTTGAGCCAGCGAAAAGTCGCACTGTTTCACGGACCGAACTTTGTTGTTCCGTTAAATGCAAACTGTCCCTGTGTAACCACTGTCCATGATCTGGCATTTCTAAAAACGCCGCAGGCGTATACCCGGATTTACCGCCGTTATATGATTTATCAGGTGCAGAATGCAGTGAGGCGTTCAGCCGTGGTTATCGCGGTGTCTGATGCAACTAAAAATGATCTTATATCCTTAATGCAGGTGCCGGAAGACAAAATTACTGTCATCCACCACGGGGTTGACTCCAAGTTCCAGCCGTGCCATGATTCCGGGTTTCTTACCGGTATTCGTACCCGATTCAATCTGCCTCAGCGTTTTTTGCTCAGTGTCGGTGTAATTGAACATCGGAAAAACCTCGAGGCACTTTTTCGTGCTGCCAAAAAGCTGATGGCAGAAGGTTTGACTGATGGGGTTGTTCTGGCAGGAAAGGAGGGATTAGGAGCAGAAAAAATACGCCAGTACGCTATAAATCTTGGCATCGGTGACCGAGTTCATTATCTTGGTTACGTTGCCGATGATTTACTCGTGGGCTTGTACAATTTAGCTCAGTGTTTGGTATATCCATCTTGGTATGAAGGCTTTGGCATGCCGATTTTGGAAGCGATGGCCTGCGGCTGTCCAGTGGTTGCGTCTGATGCCTCTTCAATACCCGAGGCGGCTGGCAATGCAGCTCTGCTGTTTCCTCCCAGCGACTCCAATCTTCTTGAGATTAAATTACGACAGCTTCTGACATCCGAGCAGCTGCGGAGTGAAATAATAATCAGGGGGCGCAAGTGGGTTAATCAGTTTACCTGGAAGGAAACGGCGGAAAAACATCTCGCGCTATATCAGAAGGTCTTGGCCTATTTCTCTTTTAAGGAGTGA